The Ignavibacteria bacterium genome contains the following window.
GTTTAATGTTTACACAACTGGTCAGTGACCTGGCCGCACAGAAAAGGTCTAAAATTATAAAACAATTTTCTCAGGAAAATCAGAAAATCGAAAAGTCATTTCCTCTTCCTGAAACTGAATTTGAAAACATAATTAATGGTTTAAGCAGCGGCGATATCAATAAAATCTCAAGGCATTTTGCTCCTCAAATTTATCTCAGCTTAAGGTCGGGTGAACGGGGATATCATTCAAGCAATCAAGCTTATTACTTAATTGATAATTTTTTTAGAATTTATTCGCCTATTAATTTTCAAATAATTTCAAGAATGATGGAAGGATCGATGCCTTATCTCTCTGGCAAATTATTTTGTCGTTTCAAAGGTTCAATTGAAACATATCAAGTTTATTTGAATCTGAACTGGAACGGCTCGAAATGGGAAATCACTCAAATTTCAAT
Protein-coding sequences here:
- a CDS encoding DUF4783 domain-containing protein; the encoded protein is MRTKIYLMIICLMFTQLVSDLAAQKRSKIIKQFSQENQKIEKSFPLPETEFENIINGLSSGDINKISRHFAPQIYLSLRSGERGYHSSNQAYYLIDNFFRIYSPINFQIISRMMEGSMPYLSGKLFCRFKGSIETYQVYLNLNWNGSKWEITQISIN